In Bombus vancouverensis nearcticus chromosome 12, iyBomVanc1_principal, whole genome shotgun sequence, the genomic stretch GCGGCCGTACCGAGACAGGGAGAGAGAAAATAAATTGGGGGAGGGACAAAAGAGTCGAAACGTTCAGAGGGTCGTTGTTCGAGGTAGATTTCGTGCCAGGACCGAGTTCCAGTTTGTCACGACGTCAGGCTGTGTAACGAGATTCCGTCAGGAGTGTTTCTCGACTCGAAAACGAATTGATTGATTCAATTGATTCAATCTTCTCGAGGGAAATTTTAGAGGTAGGTTACTCGAGGGTTGATTCTACTTATCGAGaggatttttaaataattttggaGACTCGAGAGCGATTGTAAAGGTTGTTGAAAGTATTTAGTAGGTAaatgtgaaatttaattttaatttcgtgTGCAACGATACGATTTTTATGATTCATTTGTACACTTAAATATGGAAATCGACGTAATTTATATACTTTAAAGATTCAAAGAACGATATTTAGGAACATGTAGCTGAATTCACGAAAAATTCTCTTAATTTGTCGCGTAAAGTGAAATTTCACTCTTAACGCAGGTCACACGATTTAATATTATTCTTTGATTCCATTTCTGGAAGAACATTACGCATTCCTAAATATCAAAATGTTACGTTTACGTGGGTCCCTTATAGTTTTCTGTAACGGGAAAATTACGAAGAAATATTCGTGACAAATAATTGGGGAATGTAAGACTTACGACGTGAGAAATTGGCAATAATTCGTTAAACTATCCGTGCCAGGTTCGCAATAATTTAGTGATAAGTGTTCTCGATGGAACGTCAAATGTGATAGTATCGAAAAAGATTCTCTAGAACCTCCCGAGTAATTTGCAGTTTTATTGCGACAATTAAAAGATAAATCGATGAAAATGATCTCGAGAAGATAATTCGAGGAACACTCGTCGCGAATGCGTCATTCGTTTGTAAAGTGGATAAGAGAATCTTAAACGAGAGATAAAGTTAAGAGCAAGAGGaatgaaatttgaagaaaaacaaaaagaagcAGAAGAAAATAAGCGTGAGAGTGAGAGAGGGACGAAACGAAATCCTACATCCGCGGTAGATGAATTTACTCGCGTTTTTTCCCAGATTATGCAACTTAAGATTgttctgtatatatatacatatatacatacatatgacATAATCTTGGATCGTATCGATTATAACAGTGAGCGCACTGATTTGTAAACACGtaacaaagagagaaaaaggattTGTTCGTGTGGAAAGGTGAGAAAGCGCGTGCGagtgagacagagagaaagTTAAGTGCGAATGAAATATGATGAAAGTGagggaaaaaaacgaaagagagTGTATGAGAGTGAGAAAGAAACGTGTGAGAGAGAAGACACAAGATTTTTGTACCACCCCCGTAAATCAATTCCTGCTCTTCACCGAGCACCCTccgattaaaataaaattacacgaGTGTCTTTATTCTTACCCCTCATCGACAAAGATTTcatgaatacaaaaatatatggaGAATTATGGAGAGCAATCGCTTGAAAGAAAATATCGCCTCGAATTTTTTACAGCGTAGCTCAATAAAAATGTTCGCATTCAACAAAGTGTCTTGTCTATTTCATTCTACTTCTGAAAGAAGATATTCTGACGTTCTTCTGCTCTTTTTGATTTAGTTTCCTTTGGTTTCAGTgtttttctataattaattttcGTCGTCCGAAAGATTATTGGGTGAAGACGAAGAAATACGATAAATCAAGTAAACATAAAATaggaaattttgtatatttcgaGTACAAAACATAGAAAGTAAATTTCACGACATTTTTTAGTTGCCTTTTTTTAATCCTCGTGTCTAcagccattttttttttttttttttaaagaatgtATCCTAAGTTGTTAAAGTCTTTCACTTCTTCCATCACTTCATCGCTCCTATTTTCATTTTCCTCTCGTCTTTTGGCCTCTTTCCTTCTTGAATATTAATATTCTCGATCTTTCTGCGTTTAACATTAGTCCTTTTCCTTTCAGGTAACCCTTCTTCCTCTTCATCGTTTCTCATGTTGGTCCTTTGCTAGCAGTACTATGTCGTCTGCTTAGAATCATGTCTTATTTTCATCTTATTGCTTGCCCTCTAAACATTTCCTCTCTTTAAATCCATCGTATCCGTCTTGCCTCAAACACCTTGCTTTCGACAATTTTTCTGACATTTTCCCACTACTTTTACTCTTACTTTACGTTTCGTCGTAAATTTCATGCATTCTTGTCCTCGGCGCTCTACCAACTTCCTTTTATGCCATGGCCTTGCTCAACTTGCCTCTGTTTACTTTATCAATAGCCACAATTTTAATTTGTATCTTGCGTCCTATAAAATAAAGATGATCAGAGATTTTTGCCACCTAAAAATTCAATGATCCAAACTATTGCAATTAGTTTGTGAtccaataatatcgatcgaGGAATGAAAGAGAAATTAGATTAGAAGAAATTCGATCGAATTATCTGTATgacaaacaatttttaataacatctgaaataaataaaaaatgatctaaaaaaaaaaacctaAATCAAAAGCGTCAGCGTGCCAGGTCCAAAACTCAACTACTTTTTACCCGTTTTTATTTGACCTCATAATTCTAGACTTTGCTTCTTGCTCATTTCCACtttctaattaataaaattaactaCTTTATTTTAGTTTTCAGTTATTGATCGTCGATTCAGATATACCGGTCGATCGTTCGATAAGAAAGGATATTAAAATGATACAGTTTGATGAATAATATCTAATCAAATGTCTCAGAAAGGTATGGAAAGAAATTATACGAAAAGGGTGATAGGTGGTGCGAGCAGGAAGTGGTAGGGATGGTCACTGTTCCGGAAGCGACGAATTCCTCGTTGTGTGTGCATGTGCGAGCGCGTATTTAGACGATTTTTCCGTATATCgcataaaaatatgtttattacGTATTTTCACTATGCTGACACGTACTTTGGTGCCTCACTACCCACCTGCCACGTGTTATCCTACGATTTTACCTCGTTCTTACTGCACCAGGCGGTGAAAGCCACCCTCGATGAAAGTTTCTTCGATTTTCGAGGCGAAAACGATATGAATGCAAGAGATAACAGTTGAAGGAACAGAAGTAGACATTGAAGAAGAAGCTTACGCAACCGAAGAACAGGTAGATGCTGAAAAAAGCGATATATattcgttattacgtattataaattgagaaGAGGACGATATTTAAAGAAAAGACAGATTCATACGTATAAGGTGAGCCAAATAAAGTGTTACAAGCCAGTTTCTAAGGAATTACTGCAGATACgttttcttaatattatatcGAGATATCTTCACATTGTTTTAAACATTtaacaaaattctttttattacaAGATGTGattattccttttatttttcGATGCTCTGTGAAAAAGGCatttgtttaattgttcaaCTATGAAAACTAAAGAAACAGAATACTATAAACGAATATTATTCAGTTTGATGTAAGAGTTGTTCGAATAACAAAGAAtcgattaatttaaataaatatgaatattgatatggataaaatataacgtgaaTAATGTAATTTACtctattttaatatacatactATACTTTCTATATTTTGCAACGACAATATAAGACAAATTAATATAGTATATCAATATGGCATAGTATAATTCCCTTTTCGTGCTCGTCACAGTCCTAAAACAACGTATTCCAATCTGAAAGAATTGTCACTGCTGtcttatttaatttgtttaataaagCAAATCGATATTTGCAATGGTttcgaagaaaataatttattgcgACACTTTATTTACTTCATTCTGTGTGTATAGAATTACTGTTCTATCGGTTTCAAGGGAATGAAATTAGGTAATGTGTGGAGAAGAtcaaacaaatgaaatttatacGTTCATAGTTGCTTACATTTGTATACGGTTAGAATATATTAGAAGATTACGTACGATTCTTAGATAATATAAATGTGAAACTTAAATCTTTGATTAACTgttgaataaaaattataattttacacgAAATGCATATTGGTTGAGTGATAATACtgatttctgttgaaattacagCATTGTCCTTCTTTTACGTAAATATTACTTGATATTCTaataatttacttaattataGTTATTCTATAAGGATATCTTGTTACCTTCACTTTCCATAACCACTCCTCATTTCCCCAATAGATGGCAGAACGTCATTTGTCCGACAGAAGTTTCGGAGCAAGGGCTTCGATTTTTGTCTTCGGAAAAAGTATGTACTGCCATCTATCCATGCATACTCCAAGTTGCGGTTCCGCCTTTTCCTCATAGACGGCAGTACACAATTCGTCCGACAAACGTTACAGAGCAAGTAGCTGGATTTGTGTCTTTGTGTTTCTGTTTCTGTTTGCATTTGTGTGCCTGCAAATCGATCAAATATTGAATTCCAAAAAATACGTGTTTCAGGAATGAAATTATGAACTTTTGTGATCGTATATTCTTATTTGAAGTTTAAGCTTTCTCCTTGTATCAATTCTATTAAGATTCCTCCTAAATTAAGCAAGTGTCAAATTATAAGACATCATAACCTCCAATGTTTGTTTGACTTAATATGTCAAATCTTATGGAATGTCTgaagtaaaattttaaataaaaaaattgattttatcgaagaagaataaattttgtgaatataataaaatcatGAACACGAAAAAGGTTATAACATTTGGAAAGATCAGTAAAGATTTATCTCAGGAACAAGCGAAAAATACAGAATCTGTAAGTTCTGGATTTGGTACGTTTGGTAAAAAATCATTAGAAACTAATATAACAAAAATGAATGAAATCAAAccagaagatgaagaagaatcCCAAAATTTGAAAGAGGTTATGGGCATAACTGGTTTTGGTAAAAAAGCCAAGTCCTTTGATGTACAAGAAATGTTGGAGCATATTACAAAAACTATTAATACTAACAAAGCAATGTCTGAGAAAACAAAAGCTACAGATAAAGAGACTAAAACACAATTATTAGAGGAAGCTAAAAGTAGCGATGCTGCTGATAATGAAAATGCTAATGATAGCAAGGATGAAGAGGATGATTTTATTGGCCCTCCGATACCTCAGGGGCTTGAGAATTCAACATTGTCAGAACAATCTACAAAAGTAAAAGATAAAGATGATGATGACGACGAGAGCGACGAAGATGACAATGAATCTGATACTGAAGAGGAATTAAAGTTGAAAGACAAAGTTCCATGTAGTCATGAAGTTACAATGACTCACGGAACAAAAGCAGTAACAGCTATTGCAGCTGATCCTTCTGGAGCAAGATTAGCTTCAGGTTCTATCGATTATGATGTTTGTTTCTGGGATTTTGCTGGTATGGATTCGTCTATGAGAAGTTTCAGAACGCTACAACCTTGTGAAAATCATCCGATTAAATGTCTACAATATTCAATGACTGGTGATGTTATATTAGTCATATCAGGTTCTGCACAAGCGAAAGTTTTGGACAGAGATGGTTTTGAAAAGTGCGAAACTGTGAAAGGTGATCAATATATATCAGACATGGCACGTACAAAAGGCCATACAGCAGGATTAAACAGTGGTTGTTGGCATCCATTTACAAAGGAAGAATACCTTACTTGTTCACAAGATAGTACTTGTAGAATATGGATTTTATATAGGCCACGTGCCCACAAACATTTGATAAAGTGTAGAGCACAAAATGGAGTTAAAACAATACCAACTACATGTGGCTATAGCAGAGAGGGTACTGTAGTTGCCTGTGGTTGTATAGATGGTTCTATACAGATGTGGGATCATAGAAAAAATTTTGTGAATCCATCGCTGATTCAGAGAAATGCACATGCACAGGGTAGTGAGATATCAAGCTTAAGTTTCTCTTATCTTGGACAAATGCTTGCAACCAGAAGTTGCGACGATACGTTGAAGCTTTGGGATTTGAGAGCATTTAAAACACCTGTCTTTGAAGCAAACAATTTATATTCCAGATATGATACAACTGATTGTATGTTTAATCCAGATGATTCAATTCTCATTACAGGAGAATCGTTGAATAGGAATCAAAATACTGGTAGAATACTATTTTATGATACAAAGACCTTCGATCTAATTAATGAAATAAACGTAACAAACTCGCATGTTATTAAAACATTGTGGCATCCAAAACTAAATCAAATATTTGTTGGTTGTGGAAATGGAATAGTTAAAGTATATTATGATTCTAAGAAGAGCTTAAGAGGAGCTAAATTGTGCGTTGTAAAAACGCATTTGAAACAAAAACACATTGAAGTAATGTCAACCCAACAGATTATTACACCACATGCACTTCCATTGTTCAGGCAGGACAGGCCTAAATCTGTTCGTAAACAAATGGAAAAAGATCGTTTGGATCCTGTTAAATCAAGAAGACCAGATTTACCGATTACTTCTGGGCAGGGTGGCAGAGTTGCATCTTCTGGTGGAACGCTTAGCTCTTATGTAATTCGAAATTTGGGACTTAGTAAGAGAATAGAAGATGACCAAGATCCTCGAGAGGCTATTTTGAAATATGCAAAAGTAGCAGAAGAGAATCCATACTGGATTGCCCCAGCGTATAAGAAAACTCAACCACAAACAATATTCCAGTCGGATGAGCAAGATGGAGCATCAAGTGCGAAAAAGCAGAAGACTTGAAGACTGTACATTGCTTCTCAGACatgtttatattattgtatataatattcgatgaaaaCCATCTATGTAAACTATTAATAAGTAGAATACATTATGTCTAAGACCAATCTTTAGCTTAATTAATTGATTTGCTGCACTTAATTGTATGTTTGTATTTATGCAGTATATACTGAAATGTTTCGAAAAGTTTCTGCTTCCTTCATATTTAATCTacataaactatttattattgagcaattatatttcttaatagTAATTTGAATGATATTTATCATCGTAgtgtttgtatatttttttcgaaACTTTATTTAGTAATCTTACTCCTCAAGATACGATATCATACATGCTTAATACAACGTACATACGATTTAATAATACTTTACAACAATACTTCGTGAAAATTCAAATGAAATTGTTTTCCGTTTTACAACACCATTCTTAATTCTcttcaattttcatttatttgcaCATCTTCACTCAACGTTCGATGAAAAATTTAGTCTCATATTGCCAAGTTAGGAACTaccaattatttatattattaaatatactttTTGATCGTATACGAATTACGATCAAATAATCGATTTTTAAAGTGTGAACCCAAAAACCGACAATAAAACAAGCGAATATTTAcaatgtttaattaattaactattattGGTTACTTTATAATCTACAAAAAATAAACAAACTTTACAATTATTACAAGACAAGAAACAATATAGTCCTACATAGTTTCGACATGATTTTAGTGTCTGAAAGAACACAATTCAACGATGTCAAATCAATGGGGAAACTATTAAATTTCATGAACTTGCTCGAATATCGTGCCAGGTGTATCGGACCCGTGAATTTAGTGTCCAATCCAATCACTGGATTTATTCATGCGCAAGGAATTTTGTCGAAGGAATTTATCATGTCAATTTGTATAAATtcagaaataatttttttaagctCTTAAATATAACACTTAGTCGGTATGACGATGGCAGAAACCATATTTGAATTTTCTCCTACACGCTTTTTAATTTTCTCGTCGCAGTCGTTTTTGATATTCTTATAATATAAGCTTTGAGTCCTTTGTACGattgaactaatattattagtgaaGTTTCACAACTCACAAATTGCAAgccattaatattaataaattttcgtgCATAGTTGTAataaatttaacaataaaaGGGGCCAAATTCTGCAAACAAATTTTGCAAATTACCATTTGGTTATTTTGGAATTTActctacaaatatttatttcactaTTGCGGAATATTATTCGATTATTCCACAATAAGTAACATAAACTTGTAGAAATTATAAATAGTTGTAATTTATACCTGTTAATTCAGTATAAACTCAATTTTAACCACCCCCTATTATCCTAacagaaataaggggatcgatcagttcgtagcgtcgattatctaatcgtaacgggaatttaggACTCGTGCTGTTATGCTTCCTTGCCGAATTAACAATAGTTATTTTCTTTACTGTCATTCCATTCTTACTCATTTTCTTATTTCCTTTCATCTTATTTTAATCAACAAATTATCCTTATTATTGTTTAATCAATAAATATCTTCAAGTTTCAAGACATCTGAAACTTTTTTTAAATCTAATTTTAAATCTATCATTCAtgtaaattttttttcattGCAGTTTTCTTATTACAACCAACAATTATATaacaagagaaaaaagagagaatattTCGTATTCGTTTACGCATACGCATTCGTTCATCCAAATGTTtaactgccacgcgtgttttcaaagaaatctctgtcaggccacgcgtacagcagtaccaagcgttctctgctaagTGCTCcaatcaatattttaataacgcgaatcgctcaagcgatggtctcaagaatgatctttcgtttcatttgttcgcaatgcTAAAAACCAttagctgttgttgaatataatgaagaaaaatgtggtatagattattccgaccaaatggtttcttatgccatcacaattagaaaaagaaccaaattttttttttttatttaatatttcacactTATAATTTGTCCAATTAGGACATTTGGTGGTATTTTTGGGCTGTTCGATTATCATGTgagtggctacccccagcggggtaccatcttcgtgtttgtaaGGTTATATCCTGTATGAAGAGTCAAATGGtgcagaaaacttggcattcaatcctttctgggaatttctgttgtaaatgCTTTGACGATTTAtaaaattgcaacaagaaaaaatataaatattaaaatatttagacaattattacaaaattattaggattttctgaaaatacaaaaaatccttcgAAAAAAATCCATTTCGACGGAATCAGCAGAACATCACCGTTCGAAAAAATgcttccggaagaagcattagataCGCAAATAAAAGATGTCGAATGtgccgaacaaaggcacaaaaaaatttgaaaaaaacaacaacttattgtccaaattgtcccgaccaacctcagctacgtatagaatgctttaaagttttacattctaaataattatcTTAAAAAACACCATTTTCGTGAGGTGTAAGTGCTGttcgtgataattgtagctgctgaCTAAAGATGTCGcgctgctggggtactgctatttttcttctactttacatgcgtggaagaaaaataggaTTACGGGCGCCAGGACTCGACTCGGTTCTCggacgttcgtaacctaaggcgctaaccactacGTTATCGTCATCCGGTAGAAGTTAGTGTCGAGTATTTGttgtcaagtgccgccacattcgtatttttagtttataacaattcaactattattacaattaattattaatgaaCAATTtgttattatggaatatcttttcaaatacctacgacgatccttcgtaagtaatcaaataagcgacacccgaatatggatTACGTGGCCTGAACAGAATCTTTGCTGACACACGAATACGGGTGTCGTGACAGTCGACGTGTTAATGAGGTACTTTCGATTGCACTTCTAATTCATTAGTTTCTGTCCTTAAATCCTCAAAATTCCTAATCTCCTCAATACCAACTATAAAACGGTTGATGAGGAGCAGGTCTGG encodes the following:
- the LOC117155268 gene encoding gastrulation defective protein 1 homolog — encoded protein: MNTKKVITFGKISKDLSQEQAKNTESVSSGFGTFGKKSLETNITKMNEIKPEDEEESQNLKEVMGITGFGKKAKSFDVQEMLEHITKTINTNKAMSEKTKATDKETKTQLLEEAKSSDAADNENANDSKDEEDDFIGPPIPQGLENSTLSEQSTKVKDKDDDDDESDEDDNESDTEEELKLKDKVPCSHEVTMTHGTKAVTAIAADPSGARLASGSIDYDVCFWDFAGMDSSMRSFRTLQPCENHPIKCLQYSMTGDVILVISGSAQAKVLDRDGFEKCETVKGDQYISDMARTKGHTAGLNSGCWHPFTKEEYLTCSQDSTCRIWILYRPRAHKHLIKCRAQNGVKTIPTTCGYSREGTVVACGCIDGSIQMWDHRKNFVNPSLIQRNAHAQGSEISSLSFSYLGQMLATRSCDDTLKLWDLRAFKTPVFEANNLYSRYDTTDCMFNPDDSILITGESLNRNQNTGRILFYDTKTFDLINEINVTNSHVIKTLWHPKLNQIFVGCGNGIVKVYYDSKKSLRGAKLCVVKTHLKQKHIEVMSTQQIITPHALPLFRQDRPKSVRKQMEKDRLDPVKSRRPDLPITSGQGGRVASSGGTLSSYVIRNLGLSKRIEDDQDPREAILKYAKVAEENPYWIAPAYKKTQPQTIFQSDEQDGASSAKKQKT